The following proteins come from a genomic window of Bactrocera tryoni isolate S06 chromosome 1, CSIRO_BtryS06_freeze2, whole genome shotgun sequence:
- the LOC120766199 gene encoding RNA polymerase II elongation factor Ell-like, with translation MWYYVNENWPFYTEEEQNEVKRNKPQDPTPSHNSTKVDQNEVKWNKPRNPTPSDNSTIESSCEVSKSVNTSGVSCCHIRERLIHLLALKPFSKFELFSRLQKEGIRDDDRSSIKSILMDIASVRNNVYRLRGHVWEDVNGNWPFYTEDEQNQVKRNKPQDLSPPHNSNDSSSCGSLSPLSSPTQQIDSLEYEYLPPPKKQRISRVIPNSKHDVASSSRIGNKFDNNKGQFSSHSTKKDTTNRVLVSSNSINSNKTITKSTHCNKHWAKNDSKDQVNDSSSSNIDKHTPNSDVKQQRTEPKRDLPKRNGSLAESAAPATRKSYTLIDLFGDDITNPTKRTTKGASHKRKATNSDLQQQTQPQRNFTERTESLAEPVAPVTKKEYRLIDLFGDDIATPTKVTTNDREKRHKKKSSGQNLRRQTQPQLHLSKKSETLTKSRKKQRIIELFGEDWD, from the coding sequence ATGTGGTattatgtaaatgaaaattggCCCTTTTATACTGAGGAAGAGCAGAATGAAGTCAAGCGGAATAAGCCACAAGATCCAACTCCATCACACAACTCGACCAAGGTAGATCAGAATGAAGTCAAGTGGAATAAGCCACGTAACCCAACTCCTTCAGACAATTCGACCATTGAAAGCTCATGTGAAGTCTCAAAAAGTGTAAACACATCTGGGGTATCTTGTTGTCATATCCGGGAACGACTCATTCACTTGTTGGCATTGAAACCATTCAGCAAATTCGAGCTATTTTCACGACTGCAAAAGGAGGGAATTCGTGATGATGACCGCTCGTCCATTAAAAGCATACTCATGGACATTGCTTCAGTCCGCAACAATGTATACCGCTTACGTGGGCATGTGTGGGAAGACGTGAATGGAAATTGGCCCTTCTATACAGAGGATGAGCAGAATCAAGTCAAGCGGAATAAGCCACAAGACCTATCTCCACCACACAATTCGAACGACAGCAGCTCGTGTGGGAGCCTGAGTCCACTATCTAGTCCCACACAACAGATAGACAGTTTGGAATACGAATATTTACCACCACCAAAGAAGCAACGTATAAGTCGTGTGATCCCTAACAGTAAACATGACGTCGCCAGCTCCAGCAGAATCGGTAACAAATTTGATAATAATAAAGGACAGTTCAGTAGCCATTCGACGAAGAAAGATACCACTAATCGTGTCTTGGTCAGCTCCAACTCAATCAATAGTAACAAAACAATTACCAAATCAACGCATTGCAATAAGCATTGGGCGAAAAATGATTCTAAGGATCAAGTAAATGACAGCTCGAGTAGCAATATCGACAAGCATACACCAAATAGTGATGTCAAACAGCAGCGAACTGAACCCAAACGTGATCTGCCAAAGAGGAACGGGAGTCTAGCGGAGTCAGCAGCACCAGCGACAAGAAAGAGTTATACATTAATTGATTTGTTCGGAGATGATATTACAAACCCTACAAAGAGAACTACCAAAGGCGCGTCTCATAAAAGAAAGGCTACAAACTCTGACCTACAGCAACAAACTCAACCCCAACGGAACTTCACAGAGAGGACTGAGAGTTTGGCGGAGCCGGTAGCACCCGTCACTAAAAAAGAATATAGGTTGATTGATCTATTCGGCGATGATATTGCGACCCCTACAAAAGTAACCACCAATGACCGGGAAAAGCGGCATAAAAAGAAATCTTCAGGTCAAAACTTACGGCGCCAGACACAACCCCAATTGCACTTGTCAAAGAAGAGCGAGACTTTAACAAAATCCAGAAAGAAGCAAagaattattgaattatttggaGAGGACTGGGATTAA
- the LOC120766209 gene encoding RNA polymerase II elongation factor Ell-like translates to MWYYVNENWAFYTEEEQNEVKRNKPQDPTPSHNSTKVDQNEVKWNKPRNPTPSDNSTNGSSYEVSKSVNTSGVSCCHIRERLIHLLALKPFSKFELFSRLQKEGIRDDDRSSIKSILMDIATVRNNVYRLRGHVWEDVNGNWPFYTEDEQNQVKRNKPQDLSPPHNSNDSSSCGSLSPLSSPTQQIDSLEYEYLPPPKKQRISRVIPNSKHDVASSSRIGNKFDNNKAQFSSHSTKKDRSDITNRALVSSNSINSNIAINNSTHRNNHWTKNDSKDQVNDSSRSNGDQLKLNNDGNSKQQRTEPQSDLPKKNGSLTESAAPATKKNYTLIDIFGDDITNPTKRTTKGGSNKRKATNSDLQQQTQPERNLTERTESLAEPVAPVTKKEYRLIDLFGDDIGTPTKVTTSDREKRLKKKSSDQNLRRQTQPQLHLSEKSEILTKSRNKQRIIELFGEDWD, encoded by the coding sequence ATGTGGTATTATGTGAATGAAAATTGGGCCTTTTATACTGAGGAAGAGCAGAATGAAGTCAAGCGGAATAAGCCACAAGATCCAACTCCATCACACAACTCGACCAAGGTAGATCAGAATGAAGTCAAGTGGAATAAGCCACGAAACCCAACTCCATCAGACAATTCGACCAATGGAAGCTCATATGAAGTCTCAAAAAGTGTAAACACATCTGGGGTATCTTGTTGTCATATACGGGAACGACTCATTCACTTGTTGGCATTGAAACCATTCAGCAAATTCGAGCTATTTTCACGACTACAAAAGGAGGGAATTCGTGACGATGACCGCTCGTCCATTAAAAGCATACTCATGGATATTGCTACAGTCCGCAACAATGTATACCGCTTACGTGGGCATGTGTGGGAAGACGTGAATGGAAATTGGCCCTTCTATACTGAGGATGAGCAGAATCAAGTCAAGCGGAATAAGCCACAAGACCTATCTCCACCACACAATTCGAACGACAGCAGCTCGTGTGGGAGCCTGAGTCCACTATCTAGTCCCACACAACAGATAGACAGTTTGGAATACGAATATTTACCACCACCAAAGAAGCAACGTATAAGTCGTGTGATCCCTAACAGTAAACATGACGTCGCCAGCTCCAGCAGAATCGGTAACAAATTTGATAATAATAAAGCACAGTTCAGTAGCCATTCGACGAAGAAAGATCGTAGTGATATCACTAATCGTGCCTTGGTCAGCTCCAACTCAATCAATAGTAACATAGCAATTAACAACTCAACGCATCGCAATAACCATTGGACGAAAAATGATTCTAAGGATCAAGTAAATGACAGCTCGAGAAGCAATGGCGACCAACTTAAACTGAATAACGATGGAAATTCAAAACAGCAACGAACTGAACCCCAAAGTGATCTGCCAAAGAAGAATGGGAGTCTAACGGAGTCAGCAGCACCAGCGACAAAAAAGAATTATACATTGATTGATATTTTCGGAGATGATATTACAAACCCTACAAAGAGAACTACCAAAGGCGGGTCTAATAAAAGGAAGGCTACAAACTCTGACCTACAGCAACAAACTCAACCTGAACGCAACTTGACAGAGAGGACTGAGAGTTTGGCGGAGCCGGTGGCACCCGTCACTAAAAAAGAATATAGGTTGATTGATCTTTTCGGTGATGATATTGGGACCCCTACAAAAGTAACGACCAGTGACCGGGAAAAGCGGCTTAAAAAGAAGTCTTCAGATCAAAACTTACGGCGCCAGACACAACCCCAATTACACTTGTCAGAGAAGAGCGAGATTTTAACAAAATCCAGAAATAAGCAAagaattattgaattatttggaGAGGACTGGGATTAA